One genomic window of Mustelus asterias unplaced genomic scaffold, sMusAst1.hap1.1 HAP1_SCAFFOLD_94, whole genome shotgun sequence includes the following:
- the LOC144484144 gene encoding uncharacterized protein LOC144484144, translated as MEKLWKCDDCGQGFMLPCDLEIHQRSHTRERPFTCSVCGKGYIKFSHLQSHNLTHTNERPFKCSDCGSGFKSSGELVSHQRIHTEERPFSCSHCTMKFKWSSTLRRHQRVHTGERPFTCNVCGKGFFRSSALLTHKVTHTDERPFKCSDCESCFKSSRDLMSHQRIHTEDRPFSCSLCTMRFRSSSNLRNHQRVHSGERPFTCSDCGKGFTQLSALLTHQRVHTGERPFTCSVCGKGFTNLPNLLSHKVTHTSERPFKCSDCGSEFKISGELVSHQRIHTADRPFSCSLCTKRFKRSSTLQRHQRVHTRERPFICSVCGKGFSQSFTLLTHQRLHTEERPFTCTECGNRFTRLSSLHRHKVTHSQERPFKCSDCGSGFKISEHLIDHQRIHTGERPFSCSHCTKRFGRACTLRRHQRVHTGRDHSPALCVRKDSLHTPAADAQCPSHPGETL; from the coding sequence atggagaaactgtggaaatgtgacgattgtggacaaggattcatgttgccctgtgatttggaaattcatcaacgcagtcacactcgggagagacccttcacttgctcagtctgtgggaagggatacattaagttctcccacctgcagagtcacaatctcactcacaccaatgagagaccctttaaatgctctgactgtgggagtggattcaaaagctctggagaactggtgtcccaccagcgcattcacactgaggagagaccgttcagctgctctcactgcacaatgaaatttaaatggtcatccacactgcggagacaccagcgagttcacaccggggagagaccattcacctgcaacgtgtgtgggaagggattctttcggtcatccgccctgctgacgcacaaagtcactcacaccgatgagagaccctttaaatgctctgactgtgagagttgcttcaaaagttctcgggatctgatgtcccaccagcgcattcacactgaggacagaccattcagctgctctctctgcacaatgagatttagatcatcatcaaacctgcggaaccaccagcgagttcactccggggagagaccattcacttgctctgactgtgggaagggattcacgcagttatccgccctgctgacacaccagcgagttcacaccggagagaggccattcacctgctctgtgtgtgggaagggattcactaatttacccaacctgctgagtcataaagtcactcacaccagtgagaggccctttaaatgctcggactgtgggagtgaattcaaaatttctggggaactggtgtcccaccagcgcattcacactgcggacagaccgttcagctgctctctctgcacaaagaggtttaagaggtcatccacactgcagagacaccagcgagttcacaccagggagagaccgttcatctgctctgtgtgtgggaagggattcagtcagtcattcaccctgctgacacaccagcgtcttcacaccgaggagagaccgttcacctgcaccgagtgtgggaacagattcactcggttatccagcctgcacagacacaaagtcactcactcccaggaaagaccctttaaatgctctgactgtgggagtggcttcaaaatttCTGAGCATCTGATagaccaccagcgcattcacactggggagagaccgttcagctgctctcactgcacaaagaggtttggaagggcatgcacactgaggagacaccagcgagttcacactgggagagaccattcacctgctctgtgtgtgcggaAGGATTCACTCCATACCCCAGCTGCTGATgcacaatgtccctcacacccaggagagaccctttaa